A DNA window from Vigna unguiculata cultivar IT97K-499-35 chromosome 10, ASM411807v1, whole genome shotgun sequence contains the following coding sequences:
- the LOC114166213 gene encoding AAA-ATPase At2g46620-like, whose amino-acid sequence MWISESRIIVVMSGYNPIFLVILSLVIGFVIRWLLFKTGLIHSIRKVLRRVQDWFHVYQFLKVPEFNEAMQRNHFHRKVSLYLHSLPSLEDADFTNLVSGHDQNDIVLRLDPNQTIEDHFLGATLFWFEQKTQPDRISSFVLKIRKTDKRRILRQYLRHINTVADEMESQRKRHLRLFMNVAAGEGGRGETRWRSVPFTHPATFETIAMEKDLKNRIKSDIESFLKAKQYYRKLGRAWKRSFLLYGASGTGKSSFVAAMANFLRYDVYDVDLSKIRCDSDLKFLLMETTAKSIVVIEDLDRFLEPEKESAVTVRGIQSFMDGILSACCGEERVMVFTMNSKQWVDPNLMRPGRVDVHIHFPVCDFSAFKTLASSYLGVREHKLFAQVEDIFRHGASLSPAEISELMIANRNSPSRAIKSVIGALQLDGDGRKYAEMIGRQIGVDDVDVQSFGGDELSTVKDSRKFYGFFRKRNGRRTNYPKI is encoded by the coding sequence ATGTGGATTTCGGAATCTCGGATCATTGTCGTCATGAGTGGTTACAACCCCATATTCCTCGTAATCCTCAGTTTGGTCATAGGTTTCGTAATTCGATGGTTGCTGTTCAAGACGGGATTGATACATAGCATAAGAAAAGTATTGAGAAGGGTGCAGGATTGGTTCCACGTCTACCAGTTCCTCAAAGTCCCCGAATTCAACGAAGCCATGCAACGGAATCACTTTCACCGCAAAGTTTCTCTCTATTTGCATTCTCTTCCTTCATTAGAAGACGCTGACTTCACCAATCTCGTTTCCGGTCACGACCAGAACGACATCGTTTTGCGCCTCGACCCAAACCAAACCATCGAGGACCATTTTCTCGGGGCCACACTCTTCTGGTTCGAACAAAAAACCCAACCGGACCGGATTTCATCCTTCGTTCTCAAAATCAGAAAAACCGATAAACGACGAATCCTCCGCCAGTACCTCCGTCATATCAATACCGTCGCCGACGAGATGGAGAGCCAAAGGAAACGCCATTTGCGGTTGTTCATGAACGTCGCGGCCGGCGAAGGCGGCAGGGGAGAAACGCGGTGGAGATCAGTTCCGTTCACTCATCCAGCGACTTTTGAAACGATAGCGATGGAGAAGGATCTCAAGAACAGAATCAAATCTGATATCGAATCGTTTCTCAAAGCGAAGCAATACTACCGTAAACTCGGCCGCGCGTGGAAGCGGAGCTTCCTATTGTACGGTGCCTCCGGCACCGGGAAATCGAGCTTCGTCGCTGCGATGGCGAACTTTCTCCGCTACGACGTGTACGACGTGGACCTCTCGAAGATTCGTTGCGATTCGGATCTTAAGTTTCTCCTAATGGAAACGACGGCGAAGTCGATCGTCGTGATAGAGGATCTCGACCGATTTCTCGAACCGGAAAAGGAATCTGCGGTTACGGTGAGGGGAATCCAGAGCTTCATGGACGGGATTCTGAGCGCGTGTTGCGGTGAGGAGAGGGTGATGGTGTTCACGATGAACAGCAAGCAGTGGGTGGACCCGAACTTGATGCGGCCGGGTCGGGTCGACGTGCACATCCACTTTCCGGTTTGCGATTTCTCTGCATTCAAGACGCTTGCGAGCAGCTACCTCGGCGTGAGGGAGCACAAGCTGTTCGCGCAGGTGGAGGATATTTTCCGGCACGGCGCGAGTCTCAGCCCCGCCGAGATCAGCGAGTTGATGATCGCGAACCGGAACTCGCCGAGTCGGGCCATAAAATCGGTAATCGGGGCGCTCCAATTGGACGGCGATGGGAGAAAGTACGCGGAGATGATTGGACGGCAGATAGGGGTTGATGACGTGGACGTACAGTCCTTTGGTGGGGACGAGTTATCTACGGTTAAAGATTCGCGGAAGTTTTACGGTTTCTTCAGAAAACGGAACGGCAGAAGAACCAACTACCCCAAAATCTAA
- the LOC114166276 gene encoding uncharacterized protein LOC114166276, translating into MLMASTLTFQTLSIVPNKPHHHHSTKLHPLPLISSRFNLSKDPPILQKVLDQSSNVLKTVPLSLTSLTLSFLLDQKDVALAVDGEFGVFEGRTFALIHPIVMASLFLYTLWAGYLGWQWRRVRTIQNEINELKKQLKPTPVTAEGTPVEVPPSQIELKIQQLTEERKELIKGSYRDRHYNAGSILLGFGVLEAVGGGLNTWIRTGKLFPGPHLFGGAGITVLWALAAALVPPMQRGSETARSLHIALNTLNVLLFLSQLPTGFDILLKVFEFTKWP; encoded by the exons ATGCTGATGGCCTCCACACTCACTTTCCAAACACTTTCAATTGTTCCTAACAAGCCACACCATCATCATTCAACAAAACTTCATCCACTTCCTCTAATCTCTTCAAGATTCAATCTTTCAAAAGATCCTCCCATTCTACAAAAAGTATTGGATCAATCCAGCAATGTTCTCAAAACTGTCCCTCTTTCCCTCACATCACTCACACTCTCCTTCTTGTTAGACCAAAAG GATGTGGCACTTGCTGTTGATGGAGAATTTGGGGTATTCGAGGGAAGAACATTTGCTCTCATACACCCAATTGTGATGGCTTCTTTGTTCTTGTATACCTTGTGGGCAGGATATTTGGGGTGGCAGTGGAGGAGAGTGAGGACTATTCAGAATGAGATCAATGAGCTCAAGAAACAACTCAAACCTACACCAGTCACTGCAGAAGGTACACCAGTAGAAGTGCCACCATCACAAATTGAACTCAAAATTCAGCAACTCACagag GAGAGGAAAGAGCTGATCAAAGGCTCTTACAGGGATAGGCACTATAATGCAGGATCCATACTTCTTGGATTTGGGGTGCTTGAAGCTGTTGGTGGAGGATTGAACACGTGGATTAGGACAGGAAAGTTATTTCCAGGTCCACATCTGTTTGGAGGAGCAG GTATTACAGTGTTATGGGCACTTGCAGCAGCTTTGGTTCCACCAATGCAGAGAGGGAGTGAAACAGCTAGAAGTCTTCACATTGCGTTGAATACGTTAAACGTGCTGCTATTTCTGTCACAACTTCCCACAGGATTTGACATCTTACTGAAAGTGTTTGAGTTCACAAAATGGCCTTGA
- the LOC114165629 gene encoding uncharacterized protein LOC114165629, giving the protein MANPILIRPWSRLASLRSPSAAESQPKPQLPQPSLKTTNTNSHDTNATVTKSLPTTPVNSQNLKSTTPMIFPPAKLKVHPHPVVELTIEKPNSNGNASVKHESEETKNQKQVIGPNETKGKGIHTKLSEGHGVRVITISGENRGAYMQITRSHKKKPFQKTGNSDGEKVRTLSSPPNRALYGNSNVQCVNNSMLFNTSLSHHEPGVHLVVPKKPFGKGLLLKERGEVQCTMANPIPIRPWSRLASIKTLPETQPAELSLKTTNTSSHEGNESATKSRSQTPDFHSPTIQSQKLKLTTPISFPPSKLKGQPQLKEYGETQKQGIGITTSGESKGAHIQNKPFNKIENSCGEEVNGKMKNKSGKLTIPCSSPLRVLSASFYPKEAIFVKDSKVAFNLDSSMFQAIPMATTNPIPIPIRPWSRLASLRSLPAPDSLPKPQSAELSVETSHDRKESATKSVPETPDVHSPMQSRKLKLSTPLKSQAQLEIKIALEEEVTTGNGRGSLKSDWDENEVIAKEVKTKGKGSSDGHAMRVITISGENKGASMQITTPHKKPFHKLRAVYANSNVQCVNNSIVLNTRLTHHDPGMHLTIPKKPFGEGFHLKKR; this is encoded by the exons ATGGCTAACCCAATTCTGATTCGTCCATGGTCTCGCTTGGCCTCTTTGCGTTCTCCTTCTGCTGCAGAATCACAACCCAAACCTCAGCTTCCACAACCTTCTCTCAAAACAACAAACACCAACTCTCATGACACCAATGCCACTGTCACCAAATCCCTACCAACAACACCAGTTAACTCACAAAACCTCAAATCCACTACCCCTATGATCTTTCCACCTGCCAAATTAAAGGTTCATCCTCACCCGGTGGTGGAACTCACCATTGAAAAGCCTAATAGCAATGGCAATGCTTCGGTGAAGCATGAATCAGAAGAAACTAAGAACCAGAAACAAGTCATTGGCCCAAATGAAACCAAAGGGAAAGGTATTCACACAAAGCTCTCAGAGGGTCATGGCGTAAGGGTCATAACCATTTCAGGGGAAAACAGAGGTGCTTACATGCAAATAACACGATCCCACAAGAAAAAGCCCTTTCAGAAGACGGGGAATTCTGATGGTGAGAAAGTGAGAACACTGTCTTCTCCTCCAAACAGAGCTTTGTATGGGAACAGCAACGTGCAGTGTGTCAACAACTCAATGCTGTTCAACACTAGCTTGAGCCACCACGAACCAGGAGTGCACCTTGTTGTCCCGAAAAAGCCATTTGGCAAAGGGTTGCTTCTCAAGGAACGTGGTGAAGTTCAATGCA CCATGGCAAATCCAATTCCAATTCGTCCATGGTCTCGCTTGGCCTCCATAAAAACACTTCCTGAAACTCAACCTGCAGAACTTTCTCTCAAAACAACTAACACTTCCTCACATGAGGGCAATGAAAGTGCCACCAAATCTCGATCACAAACACCAGATTTTCACAGTCCAACAATTCAGTCACAAAAGCTCAAACTCACTACTCCCATTTCCTTTCCACCTTCGAAATTGAAGGGTCAGCCTCAGCTTAAGGAATATGGAGAAACTCAAAAGCAAGGCATAGGCATAACAACTTCAGGGGAAAGCAAAGGTGCACACATTCAAAATAAACCCTTTAACAAGATTGAAAATTCCTGTGGTGAAGAAGTGAACGGAAAAATGAAGAACAAGAGTGGGAAATTAACGATACCATGTTCATCTCCATTGCGAGTTCT GAGTGCATCTTTTTATCCCAAAGAAGCCATTTTTGTGAAGGATTCCAAGGTGGCGTTTAACTTAGATTCATCTATGTTTCAG GCAATTCCAATGGCTACCACCAATCCAATTCCAATTCCAATTCGTCCATGGTCACGCTTGGCCTCCCTAAGATCTCTTCCTGCTCCAGACTCACTTCCAAAACCTCAGTCTGCAGAACTTTCTGTGGAAACCTCTCATGACAGAAAAGAAAGTGCCACCAAATCTGTACCAGAAACACCAGATGTTCACAGTCCAATGCAGTCACGAAAGCTCAAACTCTCAACCCCATTGAAGTCTCAAGCTCAGCTTGAGATTAAGATAGCGCTAGAAGAAGAAGTAACCACTGGAAATGGCAGAGGCTCGTTGAAGAGTGATTGGGATGAAAATGAAGTCATTGCAAAAGAGGTGAAAACTAAAGGGAAGGGTTCTTCTGATGGCCATGCAATGAGGGTCATAACAATTTCAGGCGAAAACAAAGGTGCATCCATGCAAATAACCACACCCCACAAGAAACCCTTTCACAAACTGAGAGCTGTGTACGCTAACAGTAATGTGCAGTGCGTGAACAACTCAATTGTGTTGAACACTCGTTTAACCCACCATGATCCAGGAATGCACCTTACTATCCCGAAAAAACCATTTGGGGAAGGATTCCATCTCAAGAAACGTTGA
- the LOC114167449 gene encoding uncharacterized protein LOC114167449 — translation MKIFNWVHKRFHHNSLKDGFASNMKKTEPAINNADSQALLKQVALTESLGGWEDGILTIGTLGYDPLKSMNPHKEYFALEIEVEQEDGEGENGIMVDEEEEKCYNAEHEELNPLMYNTFEHNFEDIVSENYDDGDVVRSLNEIVVAPPVICDEVMESYDMEADEKKKKGERITLADLFLADSDVKIKLNPAKVCHLASSEKPNLKAKHGLSFAKKLIPRVKDNPHPMKDIKKLMKKMLKRKIHPDLDVKNLKPEGEEVSAAALNDNHMNEGNDSSYFLSI, via the exons ATGAAG ATCTTCAATTGGGTGCACAAGAGGTTTCACCATAACTCTCTGAAAG ATGGGTTTGCTTCAAACATGAAAAAAACTGAACCTGCAATTAACAACGCGGATAGTCAAGCTTTGCTGAAACAAGTTGCCCTTACTGAATCACTTGGTGGATGGGAAGACGGCATTCTAACCATAGGCACTCTTGGCTATGATCCCTTGAAGTCTATGAATCCTCACAAAGAATACTTTGCTTTggaaattgaagttgaacaagAAGATGGTGAAGGAGAGAACGGCATCATGGTGGATGAGGAGGAGGAAAAGTGCTATAATGCTGAGCACGAGGAACTGAATCCATTGATGTACAACACGTTTGAGCACAACTTTGAGGATATTGTTAGTGAAAACTATGATGATGGAGATGTGGTGAGGAGTCTGAACGAAATTGTGGTGGCTCCACCTGTGATTTGTGATGAAGTGATGGAATCATACGATATGGAGGCtgatgaaaagaagaagaaaggagagaggATCACATTGGCTGATCTGTTCTTAGCTGATTCTGATGTTAAGATAAAGCTTAACCCTGCCAAAGTCTGTCACCTTGCTTCAAGTGAAAAACCAAACCTTAAAGCAAAGCATGGACTCTCTTTTGCCAAGAAGCTCATTCCCCGCGTTAAGGACAATCCCCATCCAatgaaagatataaaaaaa CTGATGAAGAAGATGTTGAAGAGGAAAATCCACCCTGATCTTGATGTTAAGAATCTCAAACCAGAAGGGGAAGAAGTGAGTGCAGCAGCTTTAAATGATAATCACATGAATGAAGGCAATGACTCAAGTTATTTCCTTTCAATTTAA